The Mangrovibacterium diazotrophicum DNA window GCGAAAGCGAAAAACGACGAAAACAACTAACCATGAAAACGACGATAACAACGAAAATGAAGCGCTATGTTTGACCTTGATCTCTGGAAAGAAATATTAAGTGCGCTGAAGCAAAACCGGATGCGCAGCTTCATGACAGCCTTCGGGGTGTTTTGGGGAATCTTCATGCTTATCATCATGTCGGGGGCCGGCCGCGCGCTGGAAAACGGCGTGTTGGATGGGGTGAAAGCATTTGCAACCAATTCCGCCTTCTTCTGGACCGAACGAACCAGCGTTCCGTATGAGGGATTTCAGCGCGGTCGTCGCTGGGATTACGACAACCAGGATATTGAATACATCCGCCAAAATGTGAAAGAAGTCGAGTACCTGTCGCCGCGTTTGTTCGGCTGGCAGCAAAACGGTGACAACACTGTTCGCGGCGAACGCACCGGAGCTTTCAATATTTATGGCGATTATCCCGACTATTTTAAAATTGACGGCTGGACACCTATAAAAGGACGTTTGATGAACGAAATCGACGTGTTGGAAAAGCGCAAAGTTTGTGTGATTGGCGAACGCGTTGTTGAGGTAATGTTTGCCAGCGACGAAGATCCAATCGGGCAGTATTTGAAAATTAGTGGTGTGTATTTTCAGGTTGTCGGTGTCATTCATCCGGAAACGCGCATCAATATTGGCGGCGGTAAAAAGGAGGAGACGATTATCATTCCGTTTACCACGATGCAAACTGCCTACAACTATGGGAATGTCATTCACTTTTTCTCGGTAACTGCAAAAAAGGGCTACAAAGTGAGCGACTTGCAGGAAAAACTGAAATCTATTCTGAAAGACCGTCACAAAATTTCCCCCGACGATTTGCAGGCAGTCGGATCATTCAATATTGAAGCTGAATTCATCAAGTTTAACGCGTTGTTCACCGGGATCCAGGTACTGACGTGGATCGTTGGTATCGGAACCCTGTTCGCCGGGATCATTGGTGTGAGCAACATTATGCTCGTGATCATCAAAGAGCGCACGCAGGAAATCGGGATTCAGCGGGCTATTGGCGCTACCCCGTCAAAAATCATCACTCACATTGTGGCTGAAAGTGTGTTCCTCACTGTTATGGCTGGCTATGTTGGACTTTCGCTGGGAGTCGGCCTCCTCGAAATTCTTAGTAGGATTTTGGAAGCCGGCGGCGAAGAGCTGTTCTTCCGAAATCCGCAAGTGAATTTAAATATGGCCCTTTCAGCCCTAATGGTATTGGTTATCGCGGGCTGTTTTGCCGGACTCATTCCGGCGAAACGCGCCATCAACATAAAACCAATCGATGCCTTGCGCGACGAAGGCTAAGCCACAATTATTCAATTTGAAACAGAAACAAGAAACAGAAAACAATAAAAACCAACAAAATGAAAAAGCTCTTTAAAATTTTAGGAATCGTGGTAATCGTAGCCATTTTTGGCGGAACGATATTCTTCCTGTATACAAAATCGAAG harbors:
- a CDS encoding ABC transporter permease, whose translation is MFDLDLWKEILSALKQNRMRSFMTAFGVFWGIFMLIIMSGAGRALENGVLDGVKAFATNSAFFWTERTSVPYEGFQRGRRWDYDNQDIEYIRQNVKEVEYLSPRLFGWQQNGDNTVRGERTGAFNIYGDYPDYFKIDGWTPIKGRLMNEIDVLEKRKVCVIGERVVEVMFASDEDPIGQYLKISGVYFQVVGVIHPETRINIGGGKKEETIIIPFTTMQTAYNYGNVIHFFSVTAKKGYKVSDLQEKLKSILKDRHKISPDDLQAVGSFNIEAEFIKFNALFTGIQVLTWIVGIGTLFAGIIGVSNIMLVIIKERTQEIGIQRAIGATPSKIITHIVAESVFLTVMAGYVGLSLGVGLLEILSRILEAGGEELFFRNPQVNLNMALSALMVLVIAGCFAGLIPAKRAINIKPIDALRDEG